In the Streptomyces sp. cg36 genome, one interval contains:
- the infC gene encoding translation initiation factor IF-3, protein MWCYRGGSISAEPRINDRIRVPEVRLVGPSGEQVGIVPLAKALELAQEYDLDLVEVAANARPPVCKLMDYGKFKYESAMKAREARKNQAHTVIKEMKLRPKIDPHDYDTKKGHVVRFLKQGDKVKITIMFRGREQSRPELGYRLLQRLAEDVQDLGFVESNPKQDGRNMIMVLGPHKKKTEAMAEAREAQAARKAERQGQPAEADDSGAEPVAEAPAEEPAEA, encoded by the coding sequence GTGTGGTGCTACCGAGGAGGATCCATCAGCGCCGAGCCCCGCATCAACGACCGGATTCGCGTTCCCGAAGTGCGACTTGTCGGTCCCAGCGGCGAGCAGGTCGGGATTGTTCCGCTTGCCAAGGCCCTGGAACTCGCACAGGAGTACGACCTGGACCTGGTCGAGGTCGCGGCGAACGCCCGTCCGCCCGTGTGCAAGCTCATGGACTACGGGAAGTTCAAGTACGAGTCGGCCATGAAGGCCCGTGAGGCGCGCAAGAACCAGGCGCACACGGTCATCAAGGAGATGAAGCTCCGGCCGAAGATCGACCCGCACGACTATGACACCAAGAAGGGTCACGTCGTCCGGTTCCTCAAGCAGGGCGACAAGGTCAAGATCACGATCATGTTCCGTGGTCGCGAGCAGTCCCGGCCGGAGCTCGGCTACCGACTGCTGCAGCGTCTCGCGGAGGACGTCCAGGACCTCGGTTTCGTCGAGTCGAACCCGAAGCAGGACGGCCGGAACATGATCATGGTTCTGGGTCCGCACAAGAAGAAGACCGAGGCGATGGCCGAGGCCCGCGAGGCGCAGGCCGCCCGCAAGGCGGAGCGCCAGGGCCAGCCGGCCGAGGCCGACGACTCCGGTGCGGAGCCCGTCGCCGAGGCGCCGGCCGAGGAACCCGCCGAGGCGTGA
- a CDS encoding SseB family protein, which yields MALKNIPDPGFSDDDGTADPALTAALAAWAEDRGSGAAESRVLAALKDARLLVPVVAVLGEVETGDDGLRREKTSDMAVPTLTAGDRKALPAFTSLASLALWDPEARPVAVPLHQALQAAAHERADTVVLDLAGPVAYELKGNALLALAEGRTSGDPLDDPAVVGAVRAAVAAEPAVLRAHLGPGSADGTLALVLAEDAVPAEAARRVVERLAADEVLRARLVRGLDLALLPAAAPRPNEPLFTR from the coding sequence GTGGCGCTCAAGAACATTCCGGACCCCGGTTTCTCCGACGACGACGGCACCGCCGACCCCGCACTCACGGCGGCGCTCGCCGCCTGGGCCGAGGACCGGGGGAGCGGCGCCGCCGAGTCCCGGGTGCTCGCCGCGCTCAAGGACGCCCGGCTGCTCGTCCCCGTCGTCGCGGTGCTCGGCGAGGTGGAGACCGGCGACGACGGGCTGCGCCGGGAGAAGACCAGCGACATGGCGGTGCCCACGCTCACCGCGGGCGACCGCAAGGCGCTGCCCGCCTTCACCTCGCTGGCCTCGCTCGCCCTGTGGGACCCCGAGGCCCGGCCCGTCGCCGTCCCCCTGCACCAGGCGCTCCAGGCCGCCGCGCACGAGCGCGCCGACACGGTCGTCCTGGACCTGGCGGGCCCCGTCGCGTACGAGCTGAAGGGCAACGCGCTGCTCGCCCTCGCCGAGGGGCGCACCAGCGGCGACCCGCTCGACGACCCGGCCGTGGTCGGGGCGGTGCGCGCGGCGGTCGCCGCCGAACCGGCCGTCCTGCGGGCCCACCTCGGCCCCGGCAGCGCCGACGGCACCCTCGCCCTGGTCCTCGCCGAGGACGCGGTCCCGGCCGAGGCCGCCCGCCGGGTCGTCGAGCGGCTCGCCGCCGACGAGGTGCTGCGCGCCCGGCTGGTCCGGGGCCTGGACCTGGCCCTGCTCCCGGCGGCGGCCCCGCGGCCCAACGAGCCGCTGTTCACCCGCTGA
- the rplT gene encoding 50S ribosomal protein L20, whose product MARVKRAVNAHKKRRAILEAASGYRGQRSRLYRKAKEQVTHSLVYNYNDRKKRKGDFRQLWIQRINAAARQNGMTYNRLIQGLKAANIEVDRKILAELAVNDANAFAALVEVAQKALPSDVNAPKAA is encoded by the coding sequence GTGGCACGCGTCAAGCGGGCAGTCAACGCCCACAAGAAGCGCCGGGCGATCCTCGAAGCGGCCTCCGGCTACCGCGGTCAGCGCTCGCGCCTGTACCGCAAGGCCAAGGAGCAGGTCACCCACTCGCTGGTCTACAACTACAACGACCGCAAGAAGCGCAAGGGCGACTTCCGTCAGCTGTGGATCCAGCGCATCAACGCCGCTGCCCGCCAGAACGGCATGACGTACAACCGCCTCATCCAGGGTCTGAAGGCCGCCAACATCGAGGTGGACCGCAAGATCCTGGCCGAGCTCGCGGTCAACGACGCCAACGCGTTCGCCGCGCTCGTCGAGGTGGCCCAGAAGGCCCTCCCGAGCGACGTCAACGCCCCGAAGGCCGCGTAA
- the mycP gene encoding type VII secretion-associated serine protease mycosin has protein sequence MTAAPAARRRTPAARRRTPAARATPRRAVAALLGAALVALLPAGPARADGIRDRQWELAAMHTEQAWRTTKGKGITVAVLDTGVDATQPDLAGQVLPGKDLIGFGAGRGSRDWARHGTAMAGIIAGHGHGPGNGDGVLGIAPEARILPVRVILESSDPARKKARESRGGALAEGIRWAVDHGADVINLSLGDDSASAHPEAAEDAAIQYALSRGAVVVASAGNGGEQGDHVSYPAAYPGVIAVAAVDRFGTHAAFSTRRWYATVSAPGVDVVIADPDRKYYEGWGTSAASAFVSGAVALVRAAHPRLTPAQIKTLLADTARNAPRGGRDDSRGYGMVDPAAALAAGARLKPDVRTEAATGRSRAYFGAGPDEPRGTSHRDDWLAALAAASGAALLAASFTLWRGTRTRTPH, from the coding sequence ATGACCGCCGCACCGGCCGCCCGCCGCCGTACTCCCGCAGCCCGCCGCCGCACCCCCGCCGCCCGCGCCACGCCCCGGCGGGCCGTCGCCGCCCTCCTCGGCGCCGCGCTCGTCGCGCTGCTGCCCGCCGGTCCCGCGCGGGCGGACGGCATCCGGGACCGCCAGTGGGAGCTGGCCGCGATGCACACCGAACAGGCGTGGCGGACCACCAAGGGCAAGGGCATCACCGTCGCCGTGCTCGACACCGGGGTCGACGCCACCCAGCCCGACCTCGCCGGACAGGTCCTGCCCGGCAAGGACCTCATCGGCTTCGGGGCCGGGCGGGGCAGCCGCGACTGGGCCCGGCACGGCACCGCCATGGCCGGGATCATCGCCGGGCACGGACACGGCCCCGGAAACGGCGACGGCGTCCTCGGCATCGCTCCCGAGGCCCGCATCCTGCCGGTCCGGGTGATCCTCGAATCGTCCGACCCGGCCCGCAAGAAGGCCCGGGAGTCGCGCGGCGGCGCCCTCGCCGAGGGCATCCGCTGGGCCGTCGACCACGGCGCCGACGTCATCAACCTCTCCCTCGGCGACGACAGCGCCTCCGCCCACCCCGAGGCGGCCGAGGACGCGGCCATCCAGTACGCGCTCTCCCGGGGCGCCGTCGTCGTCGCCTCCGCCGGGAACGGCGGCGAGCAGGGCGACCACGTCTCCTACCCCGCCGCCTACCCGGGCGTGATCGCCGTCGCCGCCGTCGACCGCTTCGGCACCCACGCCGCCTTCTCCACCCGCCGCTGGTACGCCACGGTCTCCGCGCCCGGCGTGGACGTGGTGATAGCGGACCCGGACCGCAAGTACTACGAGGGGTGGGGCACCAGCGCGGCCTCCGCGTTCGTCTCCGGCGCCGTCGCCCTCGTCCGCGCGGCCCATCCGAGGCTCACCCCGGCCCAGATCAAGACCCTGCTCGCGGACACCGCCCGCAACGCGCCCCGGGGCGGGCGCGACGACTCCCGTGGCTACGGCATGGTCGACCCGGCCGCCGCCCTCGCGGCGGGCGCCCGCCTCAAGCCGGACGTACGGACCGAGGCCGCGACCGGCCGCTCCCGCGCCTACTTCGGCGCGGGCCCCGACGAGCCCCGCGGAACGAGCCACCGCGACGACTGGCTGGCCGCCCTGGCCGCGGCCTCCGGCGCGGCCCTGCTCGCCGCCTCCTTCACCCTGTGGCGCGGCACCCGCACCCGCACCCCGCACTGA
- a CDS encoding serine hydrolase — MAARARGSLSVGVRDLASGARALYGEGRRHDTASVVKVDILAALLLAARDAGRELTAAERALAAAMVERSDNDAATALWRAIGGPAGLDAANARLGLTATRADPGGAWGLTRTTAGDRLALLGAVFGSGSALDARSRAYLADLMGRTVAGQDWGVSAAGTGWALKNGWLPRSATGLWVVNSTGRVTAGGRGLLVAVLSDGHTTMAAGVTAVESAARAAVRAVAGALG; from the coding sequence GTGGCCGCGCGGGCCCGGGGCTCGCTCTCGGTGGGGGTGCGCGACCTGGCGAGCGGCGCGCGGGCGCTGTACGGCGAGGGGCGCCGCCACGACACGGCGAGCGTCGTCAAGGTCGACATCCTGGCGGCCCTGCTGCTCGCCGCGCGGGACGCGGGCCGGGAGCTGACGGCGGCGGAACGGGCCCTGGCCGCCGCGATGGTCGAGCGCAGCGACAACGACGCGGCGACCGCGCTGTGGCGGGCGATCGGCGGCCCCGCCGGCCTGGACGCGGCCAACGCGCGCCTCGGGCTGACCGCGACGCGCGCGGACCCGGGCGGCGCGTGGGGCCTGACGCGGACCACGGCCGGGGACCGGCTGGCCCTGCTGGGGGCGGTGTTCGGGTCCGGTTCGGCGCTGGACGCCCGGTCGCGGGCGTACCTGGCCGACCTGATGGGCCGTACGGTCGCGGGCCAGGACTGGGGCGTGTCGGCGGCGGGCACCGGATGGGCGCTCAAGAACGGCTGGCTGCCCCGGTCCGCGACCGGGCTGTGGGTGGTCAACAGCACCGGCCGCGTCACGGCCGGGGGCCGCGGCCTGCTGGTGGCGGTCCTGTCGGACGGCCACACCACGATGGCGGCGGGGGTGACGGCCGTGGAGTCGGCGGCGCGGGCGGCGGTACGGGCGGTGGCGGGGGCCCTGGGGTGA
- the rpmI gene encoding 50S ribosomal protein L35, producing MPKNKSHSGASKRFKITGSGKVLRERAGKRHLLEHKSSKLTRRLTGNAEMAPGDAKKIKKLLGK from the coding sequence ATGCCGAAGAACAAGTCGCACAGCGGTGCCAGCAAGCGCTTCAAGATCACCGGCTCCGGCAAGGTGCTCCGTGAGCGCGCCGGCAAGCGCCACCTGCTGGAGCACAAGTCGTCCAAGCTGACGCGTCGCCTCACCGGCAACGCCGAGATGGCCCCGGGCGACGCCAAGAAGATCAAGAAGCTTCTCGGCAAGTGA
- a CDS encoding DUF1844 domain-containing protein: protein MSEPTPQSPETTDFDTMTRDIAEVPAVEVIVTVAVNLMSAAAVKLGLTEEGDEHKDLDEARKLVHALAGLLDASTTEISSFHAAPLRDGLKSLQLAFREASVVPDEPGKGPGEKYTGPVYG, encoded by the coding sequence ATGAGTGAGCCCACCCCCCAGTCCCCCGAGACCACCGACTTCGACACCATGACCCGCGACATCGCGGAGGTCCCGGCCGTCGAGGTGATCGTCACGGTCGCCGTGAACCTGATGAGCGCCGCCGCGGTGAAGCTCGGACTGACGGAGGAGGGCGACGAGCACAAGGACCTCGACGAGGCGCGCAAGCTGGTGCACGCCCTGGCCGGTCTGCTCGACGCCAGCACCACCGAGATCAGCTCGTTCCACGCCGCCCCGCTGCGCGACGGCCTGAAGTCCCTGCAGCTCGCCTTCCGCGAGGCGTCCGTCGTCCCGGACGAGCCGGGCAAGGGCCCGGGCGAGAAGTACACGGGCCCGGTGTACGGCTAG